Proteins encoded in a region of the Peromyscus leucopus breed LL Stock chromosome 15, UCI_PerLeu_2.1, whole genome shotgun sequence genome:
- the Rnf152 gene encoding E3 ubiquitin-protein ligase RNF152, whose product METLSQDSLLECQICFNYYSPRRRPKLLDCKHTCCSVCLQQMRTGQKDVRCPWCRGITKLPPGFSVSQLPDDPEVLAVIAIPHTSEHTPVFIKLPSNGCYMLPLPISKERTLLPGDMGCRLLPGNQQKSLTVVTIPAEQQPLQGGAPQEAVEEEPDRRGVVKSSTWSGVCTVILVACVLVFLLGIVLHNMSCISKRFTVISCG is encoded by the coding sequence ATGGAGACACTCTCCCAGGATTCCCTGCTGGAATGTCAGATCTGTTTTAATTATTACAGCCCGCGACGAAGGCCCAAGTTGCTGGATTGCAAGCACACCTGCTGTTCGGTGTGCCTCCAGCAGATGAGGACCGGCCAGAAGGACGTTAGGTGCCCCTGGTGCCGCGGCATCACCAAGCTGCCCCCAGGCTTCTCTGTATCACAGCTGCCCGATGACCCCGAGGTCCTGGCAGTCATCGCCATACCGCACACTTCCGAGCACACCCCAGTCTTTATCAAACTTCCTAGCAATGGGTGCTACATGCTGCCCCTGCCCATCTCTAAGGAGCGCACTCTCCTGCCAGGAGACATGGGCTGCCGGCTGCTGCCAGGGAACCAGCAGAAGTCCCTCACCGTGGTGACCATCCCTGCAGAACAGCAGCCCCTGCAGGGTGGAGCTCCCCAAGAGGCCGTGGAGGAGGAGCCTGACAGACGGGGTGTGGTGAAGAGTTCCACATGGTCTGGCGTGTGCACTGTCATCTTGGTGGCCTGTGTTTTGGTCTTCCTCTTGGGCATCGTGCTACACAACATGTCCTGCATCTCCAAGCGCTTCACTGTGATATCCTGTGGTTGA